The sequence AAATTATCTCAAAATATTAAACTATTTAAAAATATTTACTCGACGGACAAAGAATATGATATGATTTAGAATAATTGGAGGGGATATTATGCATATGGCAGATGCTTTGATTTCACCGGTTGTGGGTGGAGCCATGTGGGCAGCAACTGCAGGAGTTGCCGCCTATTCCATTAAGAAAGTACAAACCGAGATGGACGAAAAAAAGATTCCTTTAATGGGGGTCATGGGAGCTTTTATTTTTGCTTCTCAGATGATTAATTTCACCATCCCGGCAACCGGCTCCAGCGGTCATATTGGAGGAGGACTTATTCTAGCAATCTTATTAGGACCTTATGCCGGTTTTCTGACTATAGCCTCGGTGCTGGCCATACAAGCCTTGTTTTTTGCCGATGGAGGCTTGCTGGCCTATGGGTGTAATGTGTTCAATATGGGCTTTTTCTCATGTTTTATAGCTTACCCTCTAATTTATAAAGTCTTAATGAAAAAGGAGTATTCCACAACGCGCATATTTTTGGCCTCGGTTCTAACGGCAGTTATCGGTCTGCAGTTGGGGGCCTTCGGAGTTGTTTTAGAAACCCTCTTTTCGGGAAAAACTGAGCTGCCTTTTGGAACCTTTGTTTTATTAATGCAGCCAATTCATTTGGCAATTGGTGTGGTAGAGGGTCTTGTCACGGCGGCTATCGTAACCTATATTTGGAACGCCCGGCCGGAAATTATTGAAAAGGCTTCCTCAGGAGAAGCTATCGGGAATATCTCTATTAAAAAGGTTGTTGCTGGTTTGGTAGCGGCTGCTGTGGTTACAGGAGCAGGATTATCCTGGTTCGCTTCTTCTAACCCGGATGGTCTAGAATGGGCTATGATTAAGACAGCGGGAACAGCCGAGCTGGAAGCAACCGATGGTCTTCATCAGCAATTGTCGGACTTACAGTCTAAAACAGCATTTCTGCCGGATTATTCTTTTAAGGCTAGTGAAGATGAGCCTGAACCAAGTGGGGGAGAAGGGGAAGAAGCTTGGCCTGCTGTTAGCGGAGGAACCAGCACTTCCGGCTTAGTAGGCGGAAGTCTGACCTTGATTTTAGCTGCTCTTATTGGTGGAGGCATTAGTTTAATGAAACGTAGAAGGTATAGAATAAACTCATAAAAGTCTCCTCAACACTTAAGCAAGTTAAGGCACACCTACGTAGAGAAGTAGTTGTCTTGGAATTGAAGATTAGGATAGGATAGTTGATATGGCAAACATCGCAGATTCAATCTACAACATGCGCTTGCTTGATGATCTGGCTCGGCAGGAAACCGTGATCCACAAGCTGCATCCTTTAATAAAATTATTAACCACAGTTAGTTATTTAACTGTGGTTGTCTCCTTTGGCCGATATGAGGTTGCCGGCTTGCTGCCCTTGTTCTTTTATCCGGTGATGGTTTTGGCTTTAGCTGAACTACCGGTTAGGCCTATTTTGTTAAGGATCTTGCTGGTCTCTCCCTTTATTATAGGTATAGGAATACTTAACCCCGTCTTTGACCAGCAGACCTTTGAGTTGGCTGGAAGAGAGTTTTCCAGGGGATGGGTTACTTTTCTTTCTATTTTGTTAAAAAGTGGTCTAACCGTAACAGCTGCTTTGCTGCTCATTGCCACTACGGGAATGGATCGACTTGCCGGGGCCTTAAGAATTCTGAAAGTACCTCGTATATTTGTACTCCAACTTCTTTTAACCTATCGCTATATCTCCGTGCTGATGGAGGAGGTGGCTCGCACCTTAAGAGCCTACTCACTGCGGGCACCGAAACAAAAAGGTGTACATAGAAGTGCTTGGGGTTCCCTGGCCGGTCAGCTGCTTTTGCGCACCTTTGACAGAGCACAGCGTATTTACGAAGCCATGTGTTTAAGAGGGTTTGCCGGGGAGTACCATAGTGGGGAAATTAATAAAATTTGTGGCTGGGATTGGGCTTATTTAGGGGGATGGGTTGGGTTCTTTGTACTGGCGAGAATTTATAATATCCCCCTGTTAATAGGTTCATTGCTAACAGGAGTGATTAGATGAGTCATCATAAACTTGAGGTCAAAAATCTCCATTTCAATTATCCTGATGGACATAATGCCGTTAAGGGAATGTCTTTCAGCATTCATCACGGAGAGTCTGTGGGAATCATAGGAGCCAATGGGGCAGGAAAATCGACACTTTTAATGTTGCTTATGGGGGTTCTCTTTCCAAGTCAGGGCGAGGTTTGTGTGGGAGATGTTCAGGTTACCAAAAAGACCTTGCCAATGATTCGGCAAAGGCTGGGAATGGTCTTTCAGGATCCGGATGACCAGCTGTTTATGAACACCGTCTACGATGACGTTGCTTTTGGGCCTCGGAACTATAAGCTTAATGAAAAGGAAGTTGAGAAGCGTGTCCTTAATGCTTTAGAGGTAGTTGGGATACTTCACTTGAAGGATCGAGCGCCTTTTAAATTATCCGGCGGAGAAAAGCGAGCTGCCGCTATAGCTTCAGTACTTTCCATGCAGCCTGATATTTTAGTGATGGATGAACCGTCAGCGGCCCTGGATCCTAAATCCAGACGAAGGGTGATGGAGCTGCTGAGAAGCTTCAAGCACACAAAAATTGTCACCAGCCATGATCTGGACATGATTTATGAGATGTGTGACCGAACCATTGTCATCAAAAATGGGGCGATTGCCGCTGATGGAGTTACTTCTGAAGTTCTGGTGAATGCCGAATTGATGGATGCCTGTGGACTTGAGGTACCCTTGGCCCTGCAAAACTGTCCCGTTTGCGGA comes from Desulfosporosinus meridiei DSM 13257 and encodes:
- a CDS encoding energy-coupling factor ABC transporter permease — its product is MHMADALISPVVGGAMWAATAGVAAYSIKKVQTEMDEKKIPLMGVMGAFIFASQMINFTIPATGSSGHIGGGLILAILLGPYAGFLTIASVLAIQALFFADGGLLAYGCNVFNMGFFSCFIAYPLIYKVLMKKEYSTTRIFLASVLTAVIGLQLGAFGVVLETLFSGKTELPFGTFVLLMQPIHLAIGVVEGLVTAAIVTYIWNARPEIIEKASSGEAIGNISIKKVVAGLVAAAVVTGAGLSWFASSNPDGLEWAMIKTAGTAELEATDGLHQQLSDLQSKTAFLPDYSFKASEDEPEPSGGEGEEAWPAVSGGTSTSGLVGGSLTLILAALIGGGISLMKRRRYRINS
- the cbiQ gene encoding cobalt ECF transporter T component CbiQ, whose protein sequence is MANIADSIYNMRLLDDLARQETVIHKLHPLIKLLTTVSYLTVVVSFGRYEVAGLLPLFFYPVMVLALAELPVRPILLRILLVSPFIIGIGILNPVFDQQTFELAGREFSRGWVTFLSILLKSGLTVTAALLLIATTGMDRLAGALRILKVPRIFVLQLLLTYRYISVLMEEVARTLRAYSLRAPKQKGVHRSAWGSLAGQLLLRTFDRAQRIYEAMCLRGFAGEYHSGEINKICGWDWAYLGGWVGFFVLARIYNIPLLIGSLLTGVIR
- a CDS encoding energy-coupling factor ABC transporter ATP-binding protein, yielding MSHHKLEVKNLHFNYPDGHNAVKGMSFSIHHGESVGIIGANGAGKSTLLMLLMGVLFPSQGEVCVGDVQVTKKTLPMIRQRLGMVFQDPDDQLFMNTVYDDVAFGPRNYKLNEKEVEKRVLNALEVVGILHLKDRAPFKLSGGEKRAAAIASVLSMQPDILVMDEPSAALDPKSRRRVMELLRSFKHTKIVTSHDLDMIYEMCDRTIVIKNGAIAADGVTSEVLVNAELMDACGLEVPLALQNCPVCGSKK